One Peribacillus simplex NBRC 15720 = DSM 1321 genomic region harbors:
- a CDS encoding ABC transporter ATP-binding protein — protein MSILKAEQLSKTYFQKQGNLFHKALHNFTMNVQKGEFVGVMGPSGSGKTTLLNLMATIDKPTTGKVILNDQNPNELNNQDLALFRRREIGFVFQDFNLLDTLTVRENILLPLALDQYKLQEMENRISQLANLLGIEGILEKRTFEISGGQKQRTACARAIIHEPSIILADEPTGNLDSKSAKQVMDTLTTLQEKKGATILMVTHDPTAASFCDRILFIKDGKFFSEVHSGGERQSFHQRILDTLSVLGGVYHEHPTSR, from the coding sequence ATGTCGATTTTAAAAGCGGAACAACTATCCAAAACTTATTTTCAAAAGCAGGGGAATTTATTTCATAAAGCGTTACATAATTTCACCATGAATGTACAGAAAGGGGAATTTGTCGGAGTGATGGGTCCATCAGGCAGCGGGAAAACCACTCTGCTTAACTTAATGGCCACGATTGATAAACCCACCACAGGTAAAGTCATTCTAAATGATCAGAATCCTAATGAATTAAACAATCAGGACCTGGCTTTGTTTCGCAGGAGGGAAATTGGATTTGTATTTCAAGACTTCAATCTTCTTGATACACTTACCGTTCGCGAAAATATCCTTCTTCCTTTAGCGTTAGATCAGTATAAACTGCAGGAAATGGAAAATAGGATAAGCCAATTGGCGAACCTTCTTGGTATAGAAGGGATATTAGAAAAGCGGACTTTTGAAATTTCCGGAGGTCAGAAGCAACGAACAGCTTGTGCAAGAGCGATCATTCATGAACCTTCCATTATTTTAGCGGATGAACCTACTGGTAATTTGGATTCCAAATCTGCCAAGCAGGTAATGGATACCCTCACGACACTTCAAGAGAAAAAGGGAGCAACAATCCTCATGGTCACTCATGACCCGACTGCCGCCAGTTTCTGTGACCGGATTCTATTCATAAAGGATGGCAAGTTCTTTTCGGAGGTTCACAGCGGAGGGGAAAGACAGAGCTTCCATCAAAGGATTTTAGATACGTTAAGCGTTTTGGGAGGAGTCTATCATGAACATCCGACTTCTCGCTAA
- a CDS encoding sensor histidine kinase: MKLKSFIIDRLYFIFYTVLLVSLLIIAYSLAVLEAGNHISISNIIYLIILALFMMILFLAADYIRHYRFLNQLARMKQEPSLSFEYVEAFRDPLSNEQKLWMELFQQMNQETIGQLQEQVKQKEQYELLIHQWVHQMKTPVSVISLLIQEGRRTFSNEPMKDYLKEIEEENDRFRRGLEIILHGARLQRFSEDVKSERVDLINLVKQVINEEKKQFIKRFIYPRLETELENLYVHSDRKWLHFAISQVIFNALKYSRQEEHDSITFNFVEKESEIFLRITDQGIGIAPHDVKRVFDPFFTGENGRVQQESTGMGLYLVKEIVKRLGHGVTIQSTVSEGTTVEFLFKINTLHER; this comes from the coding sequence GTGAAGCTAAAATCCTTTATTATAGACCGTCTTTATTTTATATTTTATACCGTTCTATTGGTAAGCCTGCTTATTATTGCTTATTCATTAGCCGTTCTGGAAGCGGGGAATCACATATCGATTTCAAATATCATCTATTTAATTATTCTCGCGTTGTTTATGATGATTCTATTTTTAGCGGCCGATTACATAAGGCATTACCGTTTTCTTAATCAATTAGCAAGGATGAAGCAAGAACCAAGCTTGTCGTTTGAATATGTCGAAGCCTTTAGGGACCCCTTGTCAAATGAACAAAAGTTGTGGATGGAGCTTTTTCAACAAATGAACCAGGAAACAATTGGACAATTACAAGAACAAGTCAAACAGAAGGAGCAATATGAGCTGTTGATTCATCAATGGGTTCATCAAATGAAGACACCTGTTTCAGTCATTTCCTTACTGATTCAAGAAGGCAGAAGGACATTTTCGAATGAGCCGATGAAGGATTATCTTAAAGAGATAGAAGAAGAAAATGATCGATTTCGCAGAGGGCTGGAAATTATATTGCATGGAGCAAGGCTGCAGCGTTTTTCGGAGGATGTAAAATCGGAGCGGGTTGACTTAATTAATCTAGTCAAGCAAGTGATTAACGAGGAAAAAAAACAGTTCATCAAACGGTTCATATACCCCAGGCTTGAAACGGAGCTTGAGAATTTATATGTGCATTCGGATCGTAAGTGGCTCCACTTCGCCATTAGTCAGGTGATCTTTAATGCACTGAAGTATTCAAGGCAGGAAGAGCATGACAGCATAACGTTCAACTTTGTTGAAAAAGAGTCGGAGATTTTCCTAAGGATAACAGATCAGGGAATTGGAATTGCCCCACATGATGTAAAACGAGTGTTTGATCCATTTTTTACTGGAGAGAACGGGCGAGTCCAACAAGAGTCAACCGGAATGGGACTATATCTAGTGAAGGAAATCGTCAAGAGACTTGGGCATGGCGTTACCATTCAATCGACTGTATCCGAAGGGACTACTGTGGAATTTCTTTTTAAGATAAATACCTTACATGAAAGGTGA
- a CDS encoding response regulator transcription factor, with protein MYKILLVEDDFKIAGILVNFLKRYGYEVFEVKQLDQVFAEFQEIKPDLVLLDINLPFYDGFHWCRLIRTVSKVPIIFISARTDEMNQVMAIEYGGDDYLTKPFHLEVVLAKIKSVLRRVYGEYAEISSLDHQIKEMDGLTLYTEKAMIEYQDNQVTLTQNELKLLSCLLRQYDTIVSREDLLEALWNDDSFVDDNTLTVNVTRVRRKLEDIGVKHAITTSRGKGYRLKIVQGEEK; from the coding sequence ATGTATAAAATATTATTGGTTGAAGACGATTTCAAAATAGCTGGAATCTTGGTCAATTTTTTAAAAAGGTATGGGTATGAGGTTTTTGAAGTGAAGCAACTGGACCAAGTATTTGCGGAGTTCCAAGAGATAAAGCCAGATTTGGTTTTATTGGATATTAATCTGCCCTTTTATGATGGATTCCATTGGTGCCGACTAATAAGGACGGTGTCAAAGGTTCCCATTATATTCATCTCTGCAAGGACAGATGAAATGAACCAAGTCATGGCCATTGAATATGGGGGAGATGATTATTTAACCAAACCGTTTCATTTGGAAGTGGTACTAGCGAAAATAAAGAGTGTCCTACGTAGGGTTTATGGTGAATATGCGGAAATATCTTCATTAGACCACCAAATAAAGGAAATGGATGGATTAACGCTTTATACGGAAAAAGCGATGATTGAATATCAAGACAATCAGGTAACGTTAACTCAAAATGAGTTGAAATTATTGAGTTGTTTACTACGACAGTATGACACCATTGTCTCGCGTGAAGATTTACTTGAAGCATTATGGAATGATGATTCATTTGTTGATGACAATACATTGACCGTCAATGTCACAAGGGTACGGAGAAAACTAGAGGATATTGGCGTAAAGCATGCCATAACAACCAGCAGGGGAAAAGGATATCGACTAAAAATAGTGCAAGGTGAAGAAAAGTGA
- a CDS encoding SMI1/KNR4 family protein — protein MVNITGYGKATQEAVNNFQEFVGFEIPADYKQFLLKYNGGTTAVQNCKFYVDGLDTLVCLNVLYGLELQDKERDLQKWHEENRKDLHKNCIIIGNDTCAGKILLINNEEEKGVYFWDQGWYSDPSSQDENIYKVASSFKSFIEGLKIPEEI, from the coding sequence ATGGTGAATATTACTGGATATGGCAAAGCGACACAAGAAGCAGTGAATAATTTTCAGGAATTTGTGGGTTTTGAAATCCCTGCAGATTATAAACAATTTCTACTTAAGTATAATGGCGGCACAACTGCGGTTCAAAACTGTAAGTTTTATGTGGATGGATTAGACACACTCGTTTGCTTAAATGTACTTTATGGATTAGAGCTTCAAGATAAAGAACGGGATTTACAGAAATGGCATGAAGAAAACAGAAAAGACTTACATAAGAATTGCATTATAATAGGTAATGATACATGTGCAGGTAAAATCTTGCTGATAAATAACGAAGAGGAAAAGGGAGTTTACTTCTGGGATCAGGGTTGGTATTCAGATCCATCAAGCCAGGATGAAAATATTTATAAAGTTGCATCCAGTTTTAAATCCTTTATTGAGGGATTGAAAATCCCGGAGGAAATCTAA
- a CDS encoding DUF1641 domain-containing protein — MVDVVSKPEHETLNISANQEQLDILDQLLKPEVQESLNTLVEQLPKLTELVNILTKSYDFAQSVATDDVLKNDTVSAISEIATPVVHSVKGLAANAIEAKDRADVNNDVIGLFGLLRMMKDPQAQKLFRFAQAFLEVSSERKNQK, encoded by the coding sequence ATGGTAGATGTAGTCTCAAAACCTGAACATGAAACACTTAATATTTCTGCAAACCAAGAACAATTGGATATCCTTGATCAGCTTTTAAAGCCTGAGGTTCAGGAATCATTGAACACTTTAGTTGAGCAGTTACCAAAACTGACTGAGTTAGTGAATATTTTAACAAAGTCTTATGATTTCGCTCAATCGGTTGCGACTGATGATGTTTTGAAAAATGATACGGTCAGCGCCATTTCGGAGATTGCGACACCTGTAGTACATTCAGTAAAAGGGCTTGCGGCTAATGCCATCGAAGCTAAGGATCGTGCTGATGTGAATAATGATGTAATCGGTCTTTTTGGTCTGTTAAGGATGATGAAAGATCCTCAAGCACAAAAACTTTTCCGTTTCGCCCAAGCTTTTCTTGAAGTCTCTTCAGAACGTAAAAACCAAAAATAA
- a CDS encoding NAD(P)/FAD-dependent oxidoreductase produces MSKQIVILGAGYAGLLSALSVREYYNKDEVQVTVVNQFPTHQIITELHRLAGGSISEQAVSIPLEKLFKGKDIDLIISKVESFSVDNKEVKLANGSTLSYDALVVALGSQTGFFGIPGLEENSMVLKSVNDANKIYKHIEDRIREYAQTNNEADATIVIGGGGLTGVELIGEIVDHFPKIAKKFGVDFKDLKIKLVEAGPKILPVLPDHLIERAMTSLEARGVEFLTGLPVTGVKGNQIELKDGQTITANTLVWTGGVAALPIVGESGLEVDRGKATVNEFLQSKSHNDVFVVGDSAVAFPPEGGRPYAPTAQNAWQMGELVGYNLYAAFEGKKLEEFSPVNSGTLASLGRKDAVATVGANNTSLKGLPATLMKEASNVRYLSHIKALFSLAY; encoded by the coding sequence ATGTCAAAACAAATCGTCATCTTAGGTGCAGGTTACGCAGGATTGCTATCTGCCTTATCCGTACGTGAATATTACAATAAAGATGAAGTTCAGGTTACAGTGGTGAATCAATTTCCAACGCACCAAATCATCACCGAATTGCACCGTCTTGCAGGCGGATCCATTTCTGAACAAGCCGTTTCCATTCCTTTGGAAAAGCTTTTCAAAGGAAAAGATATCGACCTTATCATTTCCAAAGTGGAGTCTTTCTCAGTCGATAACAAAGAAGTGAAACTTGCCAATGGTTCCACTTTATCTTATGATGCCCTGGTTGTTGCTTTGGGAAGCCAAACAGGATTCTTCGGCATTCCGGGACTTGAGGAAAACAGCATGGTCTTGAAATCCGTAAATGATGCAAACAAGATTTACAAACATATCGAAGATCGCATCCGCGAATATGCACAAACCAATAATGAAGCGGACGCAACCATCGTGATCGGCGGCGGCGGATTGACGGGCGTTGAGTTAATCGGTGAAATCGTGGATCATTTCCCTAAAATCGCTAAAAAGTTCGGAGTGGACTTCAAGGATTTGAAAATCAAGCTTGTTGAAGCTGGTCCAAAAATCCTTCCGGTCCTGCCTGATCACTTAATCGAACGTGCGATGACAAGCTTGGAAGCACGCGGCGTTGAATTCTTGACAGGTCTGCCTGTAACGGGTGTTAAAGGAAATCAAATCGAATTGAAAGATGGACAAACGATAACTGCCAATACGCTTGTTTGGACAGGCGGAGTTGCGGCTCTTCCTATCGTAGGCGAATCAGGCCTTGAAGTGGATCGCGGCAAAGCAACCGTTAATGAGTTCTTGCAATCCAAATCCCATAATGACGTATTCGTTGTCGGGGACAGTGCCGTTGCCTTCCCTCCAGAAGGCGGCCGTCCATACGCTCCTACTGCACAAAATGCTTGGCAAATGGGTGAGCTTGTTGGATACAACCTATATGCAGCCTTTGAAGGCAAGAAACTTGAAGAATTTTCACCTGTAAACTCAGGTACACTTGCGAGCCTTGGACGTAAGGATGCGGTGGCAACCGTTGGGGCAAATAACACGTCCCTTAAAGGTCTGCCGGCTACATTGATGAAAGAAGCAAGTAATGTTCGCTATCTATCACACATCAAAGCCCTATTCAGCCTGGCTTATTAA
- the chbG gene encoding chitin disaccharide deacetylase codes for MIEVLVNADDFGLTKAVNYGILDSHKYGIVNSATIMMNAIATEHAIEIAKKTPSLKIGIHLVLTWGKPLLSDVPSLVDESGFFKKQGEVYGDPTAISLSDLEREWSAQIERFLEFGLFPTHFDSHHHVHGITAFLPVIKKLSEKYGLPVRNAGRHLAGIQTVTDVFLDDFYGEMVVEDYFQNLKGRVMDGSSVEIMTHPAYMDEELMEVSSYNDKRLKETRILTNAKLPEGFYLRFSINQVKI; via the coding sequence ATGATTGAAGTCCTTGTAAATGCAGATGATTTCGGGTTAACTAAAGCGGTGAATTATGGGATTTTGGATAGCCACAAATATGGAATTGTCAATTCGGCAACGATCATGATGAATGCGATAGCAACGGAGCATGCGATTGAAATCGCAAAGAAGACACCTTCGTTGAAGATAGGTATACACTTAGTGCTGACATGGGGTAAACCTTTATTGAGTGATGTTCCGAGTTTAGTAGACGAATCTGGTTTCTTTAAGAAGCAAGGGGAGGTATATGGGGATCCTACCGCTATTTCCTTGAGCGACTTGGAGAGGGAGTGGTCAGCACAAATCGAAAGATTCTTGGAATTTGGTCTATTTCCGACTCATTTCGACAGCCATCATCATGTACACGGGATCACAGCATTTCTACCTGTTATTAAAAAGCTGTCTGAGAAATACGGATTGCCAGTGCGTAATGCCGGAAGGCACCTTGCTGGGATTCAAACCGTTACAGATGTATTCCTCGATGATTTTTATGGAGAAATGGTGGTTGAAGATTACTTTCAAAACTTGAAAGGGAGGGTAATGGATGGGTCGAGCGTGGAGATAATGACCCATCCTGCTTATATGGATGAAGAATTGATGGAAGTCTCCTCCTATAATGATAAACGCTTAAAAGAAACCCGGATATTGACAAATGCAAAATTACCTGAGGGATTTTACCTTAGATTCAGCATCAACCAAGTTAAGATTTGA